A genomic segment from Alkalilimnicola ehrlichii MLHE-1 encodes:
- a CDS encoding TetR/AcrR family transcriptional regulator — translation MSDRQRLPAEERKALIIRAVTALCGEHNPARVTMAAIAERMGVTQGALFRHFPSKATIWEAVVDWASGQLLRRADQAIEAADSPTDALEQLFLTHVDFIVHHPGVPRLILGELQHPEPTPARQMAQALLRKYRQRLQTLLQAGCRAGLLRPDLDIEAAATQFIGAIQGLVLQALISGDMRQAATVAPRVFALYLQGIATPHAPKVDPPEARP, via the coding sequence ATGTCAGATCGTCAACGTCTGCCCGCCGAGGAGCGCAAGGCCCTGATCATCCGGGCGGTGACCGCACTCTGTGGCGAACACAATCCGGCGCGAGTGACGATGGCCGCTATCGCCGAGCGCATGGGGGTGACCCAGGGGGCCCTGTTCCGACACTTCCCCAGCAAGGCCACCATCTGGGAAGCGGTGGTGGACTGGGCCAGTGGACAGCTCTTGCGCCGGGCCGACCAGGCCATCGAGGCGGCCGACAGCCCCACCGACGCCTTGGAGCAGCTCTTCCTGACCCACGTGGACTTCATCGTCCACCACCCCGGCGTCCCCCGCCTGATCCTGGGTGAGCTTCAACACCCCGAGCCGACGCCGGCACGCCAGATGGCACAGGCCCTGCTTCGGAAATACCGGCAACGGCTGCAGACGCTCCTTCAGGCCGGGTGCAGGGCCGGCCTGCTGCGCCCGGACCTGGATATCGAGGCAGCGGCCACCCAGTTCATCGGCGCAATCCAGGGGCTGGTGCTCCAGGCACTGATCAGTGGCGACATGCGGCAGGCTGCCACCGTCGCGCCGCGCGTCTTCGCACTCTACCTTCAGGGTATCGCCACCCCCCATGCGCCAAAGGTTGATCCGCCGGAGGCCCGGCCATGA
- a CDS encoding oxidoreductase produces MSPDAQVPPEAGGPQGRDFPLGIAGFRYADLHNPAQLAELLSVFDQFLATDDPVLFEVFQQYRTAGAGDLSATERSAVLTGVAPQVSRFLARLFGIESEWGRLRERVQRELDTVMAYRDQVVAKVRKRFAPEDLADWDLETLDREVSVLQEALSGSDNPVEDPERALAASAMSVLQAMETGHDPDGVTALRQSLEAHPDGPTLLAEALSESTPQAFLAALLNRIERWTFAAVQSTAIGAQTHGWTALRGRAKTDFENQVPCEPVAREGYTAYRTDVTRRRDGFALTDPGLPLRRIVDEVEHCLYCHDRDRDFCSKGMRAKAGGFRNNPLGTPMVGCPLEEKISEAQYLKHRGDSLAALAVVMVDNPMVPGTGHRICKDCVTACIYQKVEPVAIPEVETAILREVLALPYGFEIYSLLTRWNPLHVQRPHMLPYNGKNVLVAGMGPAGYTLAHYLLNEGFGVVGIDGLKIEPLPDELTGVASGVPAPVRDFDTLYERLDERTVLGFGGVAEYGITARWDKNFLKVIYLTLARRRAFRCFGGVRLGGTLTVDDAWALGFHHIAIAAGAGKPTVIGLENNLVRGIRQASDFLMGLQLTGAAQRNALANMQVRLPAGVVGGGLTAVDTTTELLAYYPIQVERTLERYEAVVSRFGEEAVLAEYDGEEREILDEFLDHGRAVRAERARAEQAGECPDFAHLLSGWGGVTLFYRKGLHDAPAYRQNHDELVRAMEEGLILADGMAPQSAMADGHGHLKAVRFEKMHQQEDGDWVAGGETLTLPLRTLVVAAGTSPNVAYEREHPGTFELDGKFFRAFEPGEDAPHLTPVGENQPTPKIGNPAPFTSYEHDGRRVSFFGDNHPVYAGNVVRAMASAKDGYPYIVDLFRQALDSLDPADQPQRDAAISRLLAHLDDQLQARVQTVRRLAPSIVEVVARAPLQARNFQPGQFYRVQNYASCAPRMNGVPLVTEGMALTGAWVDRAQGLVSVIVLEVGASSRLCATWQPGDPLVLMGPTGAPTEIPAGETVLLAGGGLGNAVLFSIGRALRAAGSRVLYFAGYRNPGDIYKVDEIEAAADVVVWSVDPGPGVQPVVARRPQDRSVVGNIVEAMTAYAAGELGSTAVPMGAVDRIMAIGSDRMMAAVKAARRGALEPYLKPGHVALGSINSPMQCMMKAVCAQCLCRQEDPDSGEERFVFSCCEQDQPLDAVDFEHLNGRLRQNSVQEKLTNRWLDLLLAEAPDIPRV; encoded by the coding sequence ATGTCACCTGATGCGCAAGTTCCCCCCGAAGCCGGTGGCCCACAGGGACGCGATTTTCCCCTGGGTATCGCCGGCTTCCGTTACGCGGATCTCCACAACCCGGCGCAGCTTGCGGAACTGTTGAGCGTTTTCGACCAATTCCTGGCGACGGACGATCCGGTATTGTTCGAGGTCTTTCAGCAGTACCGGACGGCCGGGGCGGGGGATCTCTCGGCCACGGAACGCTCGGCGGTACTCACCGGGGTGGCCCCGCAAGTGAGCCGTTTTCTGGCCCGCCTCTTTGGGATCGAGAGCGAATGGGGTCGACTCCGGGAACGCGTTCAGCGGGAGTTGGATACCGTCATGGCCTACCGGGACCAAGTGGTCGCGAAGGTCCGGAAGCGCTTTGCCCCCGAGGATCTAGCCGACTGGGACCTGGAGACCCTGGACCGCGAGGTCTCTGTGCTCCAAGAGGCATTGTCCGGGAGCGATAACCCAGTCGAAGACCCGGAGCGGGCGCTTGCCGCGAGCGCCATGTCCGTGCTGCAGGCCATGGAGACGGGGCACGACCCCGATGGCGTAACGGCCCTTCGGCAGTCACTGGAGGCGCATCCCGATGGCCCCACATTGCTGGCGGAGGCGCTGTCGGAGAGCACCCCGCAGGCCTTCTTGGCCGCGCTTCTCAACCGGATAGAACGCTGGACTTTCGCCGCCGTTCAATCCACCGCAATCGGTGCCCAAACGCATGGTTGGACGGCGCTGCGGGGACGGGCCAAGACGGACTTTGAGAACCAAGTGCCGTGCGAGCCCGTGGCGCGGGAGGGGTATACGGCGTATCGCACCGACGTGACGCGAAGGCGGGATGGGTTCGCACTCACTGATCCGGGTCTGCCGCTAAGGCGGATCGTGGACGAGGTGGAGCACTGCCTCTACTGCCACGATCGCGACCGGGACTTCTGCTCCAAGGGTATGCGCGCAAAGGCGGGTGGTTTTCGCAACAACCCCTTGGGCACGCCCATGGTGGGCTGTCCGCTGGAGGAGAAGATCTCAGAGGCGCAATATCTCAAGCACCGGGGCGACAGCCTGGCCGCCCTGGCGGTGGTTATGGTGGACAACCCTATGGTGCCCGGGACCGGCCACCGCATCTGCAAGGACTGCGTCACCGCCTGTATCTATCAGAAGGTCGAGCCGGTGGCGATCCCGGAGGTGGAAACGGCCATCCTGCGCGAGGTGCTTGCCCTGCCTTACGGCTTCGAGATCTACAGCCTGCTCACCCGGTGGAACCCCCTGCACGTCCAGCGCCCCCACATGCTGCCCTACAACGGCAAGAATGTGCTGGTTGCCGGTATGGGGCCGGCAGGTTACACCCTGGCCCACTACCTGTTGAATGAGGGGTTTGGCGTTGTCGGCATCGATGGCCTGAAGATTGAGCCCCTGCCCGATGAGTTGACTGGCGTCGCCAGCGGCGTTCCCGCGCCGGTGCGCGATTTCGACACCCTCTACGAGCGACTGGATGAACGGACGGTACTTGGCTTCGGCGGGGTCGCCGAGTATGGCATTACCGCTCGCTGGGACAAGAACTTCCTCAAGGTCATCTATCTGACGCTAGCACGACGCCGCGCATTCCGCTGCTTTGGGGGGGTGCGCCTGGGTGGCACCCTGACGGTGGACGACGCCTGGGCCCTCGGCTTTCATCACATTGCGATCGCCGCCGGGGCCGGCAAGCCGACGGTCATCGGGCTTGAGAACAATCTGGTGCGCGGCATCCGTCAGGCATCGGACTTTCTGATGGGGCTGCAGCTGACCGGTGCGGCCCAGCGCAACGCCCTGGCCAACATGCAGGTTCGCCTGCCCGCCGGAGTGGTGGGGGGCGGGCTGACGGCCGTGGATACCACCACGGAGCTCCTCGCCTACTACCCCATCCAGGTGGAGCGAACGTTGGAGCGGTACGAGGCTGTGGTCAGCCGCTTTGGAGAGGAAGCGGTCCTGGCCGAATATGACGGCGAGGAACGCGAGATCCTTGACGAGTTTCTGGACCATGGCCGCGCCGTCCGGGCCGAGCGCGCCCGGGCAGAGCAGGCAGGGGAGTGCCCTGACTTCGCGCATCTGCTGTCGGGATGGGGGGGCGTCACGCTCTTCTACCGCAAGGGGTTGCATGACGCGCCGGCCTATCGGCAGAACCACGACGAGCTGGTCAGGGCCATGGAGGAGGGCCTGATTCTGGCTGATGGTATGGCACCGCAATCGGCCATGGCAGACGGGCATGGCCACCTGAAGGCCGTTCGTTTTGAGAAGATGCATCAGCAGGAGGATGGCGACTGGGTGGCCGGTGGTGAGACACTCACCTTGCCCCTTCGGACCCTGGTAGTGGCCGCCGGTACCTCACCCAACGTGGCCTACGAAAGGGAGCACCCGGGCACCTTCGAGCTGGATGGCAAATTCTTCCGTGCCTTCGAGCCCGGAGAGGACGCCCCACACCTGACGCCGGTGGGCGAGAACCAGCCCACCCCAAAAATTGGTAACCCGGCACCCTTCACCTCCTATGAACATGACGGCCGCCGCGTGTCCTTCTTCGGCGACAACCATCCCGTTTACGCAGGCAACGTGGTGCGCGCCATGGCCAGCGCCAAGGACGGTTATCCATACATCGTCGACCTCTTCCGTCAGGCGCTCGACAGCCTGGACCCGGCCGATCAGCCGCAACGGGATGCGGCCATAAGCCGGTTGCTGGCGCACCTGGATGATCAGCTCCAGGCACGCGTACAGACGGTGCGGCGGCTGGCACCCAGTATTGTCGAGGTGGTGGCGCGTGCGCCGCTGCAGGCGCGCAACTTCCAGCCCGGGCAGTTCTACCGGGTACAGAACTACGCGTCGTGCGCCCCGCGGATGAACGGCGTGCCGCTGGTCACCGAGGGGATGGCGCTGACCGGGGCCTGGGTGGATAGGGCGCAGGGCCTGGTTTCGGTCATCGTGCTGGAAGTGGGCGCCTCGTCCCGCCTCTGTGCCACTTGGCAACCCGGCGACCCGCTGGTGCTGATGGGACCGACCGGTGCCCCCACCGAGATACCGGCTGGCGAGACGGTGCTGCTGGCCGGAGGCGGCCTGGGTAACGCCGTGCTCTTCTCCATCGGCCGGGCGTTGCGGGCGGCGGGTAGCCGGGTGCTTTACTTCGCCGGTTACCGTAACCCCGGCGACATCTATAAGGTTGACGAGATCGAGGCGGCGGCAGACGTAGTCGTCTGGAGTGTTGATCCCGGTCCCGGGGTGCAACCGGTGGTGGCACGCCGCCCACAGGATCGCAGCGTCGTCGGTAACATTGTGGAGGCAATGACCGCGTATGCCGCTGGTGAGTTAGGGTCGACTGCAGTGCCCATGGGAGCGGTGGATCGCATCATGGCCATCGGCTCCGATCGCATGATGGCGGCGGTGAAAGCAGCCCGTCGCGGGGCGCTTGAGCCTTATCTGAAACCTGGCCACGTGGCGCTCGGCTCCATCAACTCGCCGATGCAGTGCATGATGAAAGCGGTCTGTGCCCAGTGCCTGTGCCGGCAGGAGGATCCGGATAGCGGTGAGGAGCGGTTTGTCTTCAGCTGCTGTGAGCAGGATCAGCCCCTCGATGCCGTGGACTTTGAGCACCTGAACGGACGGCTGCGACAGAATTCAGTCCAGGAGAAACTGACCAACCGGTGGCTCGATCTGCTCCTTGCGGAGGCCCCTGACATACCCAGGGTATAA
- a CDS encoding tyrosine-type recombinase/integrase: protein MARKGITAKKLEALQGKRRKSATREWDGDGSGFGVKVSAAGRLTFFQFYYSPEGTTDKDGNDITGKRRFMGLGNYPETTLAEAREKAQEARELLERGIDPQEHAREQQEAHRREKRKRAQRGTLAGVAALYLWHMRKRGRSREYITAVRRGFHRDVFPVVPRDTKAGDVEPEDVQLILHRPLSRGADHTARVLRANLHRAFKLAIQADNDPRNLGSAVKFRVRHNPVEDVPLEVHVTPGDRELSFSEIGRVWREADHATPYPQDALLLRLLLALGGQHITELREAQWPEFDLQAGQWHLKAARHKNRTRDHLVPINSTAAEVLEELRALTGGQGYLFPQLRNAHKPMRAERPGAIVRGLLAHLEAQGEPMEKFTASDFRRTCKTRMHEIGIPKTTTNHLHNHDFGGVSAKHYDRYDYWGEKQRAMRAWDIALKAAIAGEPVPEARCRAALQWDENGGARLEVVG, encoded by the coding sequence ATGGCTCGCAAGGGTATTACGGCCAAGAAACTGGAGGCGCTCCAGGGCAAGCGCCGCAAGTCGGCCACCAGGGAGTGGGACGGTGACGGTTCAGGGTTCGGGGTGAAGGTGTCGGCAGCCGGGCGGCTGACATTCTTTCAGTTCTACTACTCCCCCGAGGGCACCACCGATAAAGACGGTAACGACATTACCGGCAAGCGGCGGTTCATGGGGCTGGGTAACTACCCTGAGACAACGCTCGCAGAGGCGCGGGAGAAGGCGCAGGAGGCGCGAGAGTTGCTAGAGCGGGGCATTGATCCGCAGGAGCACGCCCGAGAGCAGCAGGAGGCGCACAGGCGGGAGAAACGCAAGCGGGCGCAACGGGGCACGCTGGCAGGGGTGGCGGCGCTGTACCTGTGGCACATGCGCAAGCGCGGGCGCTCCAGGGAGTACATTACCGCCGTTCGCCGTGGGTTCCACCGCGACGTGTTCCCGGTGGTGCCCCGTGACACCAAGGCCGGGGACGTGGAGCCGGAGGACGTGCAACTGATCCTGCACCGGCCCCTAAGCCGTGGCGCTGACCATACCGCCCGAGTGCTGCGGGCTAACCTGCATCGCGCGTTCAAGTTGGCCATTCAGGCGGATAACGACCCGCGCAACCTGGGCAGTGCCGTTAAGTTCCGCGTGCGCCACAACCCGGTGGAGGACGTGCCGCTTGAGGTGCACGTTACGCCCGGAGATCGGGAGCTTTCATTTAGCGAGATCGGGCGCGTATGGCGGGAGGCCGACCACGCGACCCCTTACCCGCAGGATGCGTTGCTGTTGCGCCTGCTGCTGGCGCTGGGCGGCCAGCACATTACCGAGCTGAGGGAAGCACAGTGGCCCGAGTTCGATTTGCAGGCCGGACAGTGGCACCTGAAAGCCGCCCGGCACAAAAACCGCACCCGCGACCACCTGGTACCAATCAACAGCACCGCCGCCGAAGTGCTGGAGGAATTGCGGGCGCTGACTGGTGGGCAAGGGTACCTGTTCCCGCAGCTACGCAACGCGCACAAGCCCATGCGAGCCGAGAGGCCGGGCGCTATCGTTCGCGGTCTGCTGGCGCACCTGGAGGCGCAGGGCGAGCCGATGGAGAAGTTTACGGCCTCAGACTTCCGGCGCACCTGCAAAACGCGGATGCACGAGATAGGGATTCCCAAAACCACCACCAACCACCTGCACAACCATGACTTTGGTGGCGTGAGCGCGAAGCACTACGACCGCTACGACTATTGGGGCGAGAAACAGCGGGCCATGCGGGCATGGGATATTGCGCTGAAAGCCGCCATTGCAGGCGAGCCGGTGCCCGAGGCGCGTTGCCGGGCGGCGCTCCAGTGGGACGAGAATGGCGGGGCGCGGCTGGAGGTGGTGGGCTAG
- a CDS encoding helix-turn-helix transcriptional regulator: MTAQNATACPSRLMKKREVIDVTGLSESTIWRREQEGRFPPRIRLGQRMTVWRESDVHEWLADPVGYQQAGGEGA, translated from the coding sequence ATGACCGCACAAAACGCGACCGCCTGCCCTTCCCGCCTGATGAAAAAGCGGGAAGTCATCGACGTTACCGGCCTTTCCGAGTCCACGATCTGGCGACGTGAGCAGGAAGGGCGATTCCCTCCCCGTATTCGCCTGGGCCAGCGCATGACCGTCTGGCGTGAGTCGGACGTTCACGAATGGCTTGCCGATCCGGTTGGTTATCAGCAGGCAGGCGGGGAGGGTGCGTAA